The sequence below is a genomic window from Streptomyces sp. V1I1.
GAACGGTCCATCTCCAACAGACGGTCCAGAAACTGGGCTGCGGGCGTCGCGCTGCTCAACCCCTGGTGGCGCCGCAGAGCCGTGGAGACGCGCAACTGGCGTCTCATGTACTGCGTACGCGGCCGTATCAGCCGACGAGGGGCCAGCACGATGCGGCGTCCCGTGCACCGGTGAGGGTCGCTGAAAGCAGCCGCCCTCACCACCGCTCGCCAGATCAGAGCCAGCACCGCGTAGGTAACCGACATCCCCAGCACCGCACGTACCCAGTCACTCCAGGAAGTGAAGTCCACTGCCCCCGCTCCCGCCCCCTGCAACCGCCATCACCGAACTGGCTGCCCCGTTGGAGTATGCCCGGCTTCGCCGGGCCCATGGGCCTTGGTCGTAGAACGGTGCTACTTCGGAAGGAAAATCTGGTCGGCTGGGTCCGGACTAAGCATGCAGCGTGGCAGCAAGCGCTGTAGTGCGCTCCCGCCGCGCCACGGACCATGCCTAATCTGGCCGCGCGAACCCCTCCCTGATGTGCCTAGGCACTGACGCCGCGACAGTCTGACGGCCGGGAGAAAGCTGGGAGAAGATCTTCCCTCAATCTCTCACGGACGCCCTGCCGTACCAAGCCATACCGAGGCCTTGACCTGCGGCAACTCCTCTAGGCTGAGGTGCCGAACGCTGTCGTACCTCGTTCGGGACGAAGAGGTCGTGGGTTCAAATCCCGCCACCCCGACAGAGAAACACCAGGTCAGGGGCCTGATCCGTAGAGGGATCAGGCCCCTAAGTGGTTTGTGGGGGGGTGCCTCGATGTCCTTCGTCAAGGTCGAAGGGTTCAGGCGGGGGCGGTTTCGGGGGTGCGGGGCTCGTAGAACGTGCCGTCGCGGAGCATGGCGAACAGGACGCTGATGCGTTGGCGGGCGAGGCGGAGGAGGGCCTGGGTATGGGTTTTTCCTCGGGCGCGTTGTTTGTCGTAGTAGGTGCGGGAGGCCGCATCGGCGTTCATGCAGGCGAAGGCGGAGAGGAACATGGCGCGTTTGAGCTGCCGGTTTCCGCCTCTGGGTGCGTGTTCGCCGTGGATCGAGGTTCCCGAGGACTTCGTGGTGGGGGCGAGCCCGGCGTAGGAGGCGAGGTGGGCGGCGGTGGGGAAGCTGGTGCCGTCGCCGACGGTGGTCAGCAGGACGGCGGCGGTCCTGACGCCGACGCCGGGCATCGACGTCAGGACCGGGGAAAGAGGGTGGGCCTCCAGCAGGGTGTTGATCTGGGCTTCCAGGGCCCGGCGCTGTTCCTGGACGGCCGCGAGCGAGCGGGCCAGGGAGGGCACGACGATGTCGAGGGTGCCGGTCCCCGGGACCACGACGGTCTGCTCGTCCAGCGCGGTAAAGACGTCGTCGATCAGCCGGGCGGCCATGCGTGGGGCCTTGGGCCGGATCAGCTCAACGAGCCTGCGGCGTCCGGCCTTTCGCAGCGCGGCCGGAGATCCGTAGCGTTCCAGGAGCCAGGTGACGGCCAGCGGCAGAGCACCGATGGAGGCGGGCTGGTCCACGATCACCAGCACGGTGGCGAACTTTGCGGCCAGCTTGTCGAAGACGGCCCGCAGTTTCGGCTCGCTGTTGGGCAGTGGCTTGTCGAAGACCTTCTTCCCGGCCGGGGTGAGCCCGTGGCCGTGATGAGCACTCTTGCCGACGTCCAGGCCGAGGAACACGCCCACGTCTTCGGTATTGAACATTGCGCCCCTTCAGGGGAGTTGAACGTGCCGGCCTCGGCATCGGTGTCGTACGCGCGCATCCACGTTATGCAGACCTGCCGCCCGCGAGCTGTCCGGCATTGCGCCGGACCGGGCGGTGGCCGGACCTCTGATCAGCGTCTCCGACGGCACCTCCCGGGCCCGGTGACACCACCCCCCAGGTCATCCGTTCGACAGGGGGACACAGTCATGCCGGGCCCGGAGGCCAGCGGCCCTCTTGCAGGACCGCGGAAAACATAACGTGGGAGCAGAGCATTGGAGACGGCTCCCGGAAACGGATGCGAAGTGTCCACCGGTGCAGCGCGATGGACTGTCCCAGGGGCCCGTCCGCGCCACAGGCTCTGAGCGCCCGGGGTGACGCTGCACGGGCGGACGAGGGGGCAGAGTGGATCATCTCTTCCCGTTGCTGGCCGGTCGGCGACGCCGATCTCCCCCACCGGGCTGACTGCGGAAGGACTGCTCGAACGGCAGCACGTTCAGGAGTGGGTGATCGACAACCCGCAGATCCTCGGCGAGTCGGTGCTGGTAGTCACCGCGGAGTTCAACCGGTGGGCCGACACGGACGGGGTGCCAGCACGGGACCGGCTGGACGTCCTGGGGCTAGATGCCACGCGGCGCCTCGTGGTGGTCGAGCTGAAGCGGGGTACTGCCGACCGGGACGTACACCTCCAGGCGATGACGTACGCCGCTTTGGTGTCTGGCCAAGGCCGCCGCCCAGAAGCTGGAGGAGCGCTCACGGGCCCAGAAACGCAGTCCACGTCCTCGTCGGCGCCGGCCTGCTGCCGGACGGACCAGGCTGCGGCTGACCCCACGGCACGGTGTAACGGAATCCATCCGCGAGGCCATCGCCGTGTGGGTGGGTGAGGACGGCAGCCGCGCGACGGCTACCTGGAGCAACAACACCGCCAAGCCCCTGGCCTGGGACGCCGACGGCAAGCTCTACACGCCGACCGGGCTGGACAACCACATCTTCCGCAGCGTGACCGACCGGAAAGCCGACGGCATCCAGGGCACAACCTCGTGGGACGTCGACACCGACCACGTTCCCGGACAAGCGCCGACCCCGACAAGTGGGCGGCACTGGCGAGCGCCGACCTCGCGTCCCTGGCCAAGCGGCTCAGCGGCACGCCAAAGGACTGGTCGAGCCTGCACACCCTGCTGGAAACCATCCC
It includes:
- a CDS encoding transposase; protein product: MFNTEDVGVFLGLDVGKSAHHGHGLTPAGKKVFDKPLPNSEPKLRAVFDKLAAKFATVLVIVDQPASIGALPLAVTWLLERYGSPAALRKAGRRRLVELIRPKAPRMAARLIDDVFTALDEQTVVVPGTGTLDIVVPSLARSLAAVQEQRRALEAQINTLLEAHPLSPVLTSMPGVGVRTAAVLLTTVGDGTSFPTAAHLASYAGLAPTTKSSGTSIHGEHAPRGGNRQLKRAMFLSAFACMNADAASRTYYDKQRARGKTHTQALLRLARQRISVLFAMLRDGTFYEPRTPETAPA